One Lasioglossum baleicum unplaced genomic scaffold, iyLasBale1 scaffold0022, whole genome shotgun sequence DNA window includes the following coding sequences:
- the LOC143219308 gene encoding uncharacterized protein LOC143219308 has translation MNAIRQRLNPKTSAPLMGELPSSRVKQSRPFENVGIDYCGPFFIKEKKNRNRLKVKSYVVVFICFVTKAIHLELVTDLTTETCLVAITRFFSRRGKAKNIYTDNGTNFVGSRNQIMELQALIWSEEFNNTIQHTLSNDNINGHFSPPRSPHFGGLWEAAIEAILNSRPIIPISSDPNDLIALTPGHFLIGDSLTNLPECDLTEVAANRLSLWQHIQQVKQHFWKRWHTDYLHELHTRNKWHRQDSSQMKVGTLVTIQEDNVPPMHWRLGRIVIVHPGDDNILVSYSFIEYLFLSCNPFSVNHYYYFVIITRFISYVTIAYSSGHFYKGLEEASTFLFFMRVRGSNCTPLDHRLRDHH, from the exons ATGAATGCGATTCGTCAGAG GTTGAATCCTAAGACCTCCGCCCCATTAATGGGTGAACTACCTAGTTCTAGAGTCAAGCAATCACGGCCTTTCGAAAATGTGGGCATAGACTATTGCGGTCcattttttattaaagaaaagaaaaatcgcaATAGATTGAAGGTTAAATCCTACGTGGtggtttttatttgttttgtaaCTAAAGCCATACATTTAGAACTTGTGACAGATTTAACCACTGAGACATGTTTGGTAGCAATCACAAGATTCTTTTCTCGAAGAGGAAAggcgaaaaatatatatacagataATGGTACAAATTTTGTTGGCTCGCGCAATCAAATCATGGAATTACAAGCACTGATATGGTCTGAggaatttaataatacaattCAACATACTCTGAGTAATGACAATATAAACGGGCATTTTTCACCTCCGCGATCCCCACATTTTGGTGGTCTATGGGAGGCGGCG ATAGAAGCCATATTGAATTCTCGTCCTATTATCCCAATTTCCTCGGATCCAAACGATCTTATTGCCCTCACTCCTGGACATTTCCTAATAGGAGATTCGCTCACAAATCTACCAGAGTGTGATCTAACAGAAGTCGCTGCAAATAGGTTGTCGTTGTGGCAACACATACAGCAAGTAAAGCAGCACTTTTGGAAAAGATGGCACACAGATTATCTTCATGAGTTGCACACTCGCAATAAATGGCACAGACAGGATTCTTCTCAAATGAAGGTTGGAACGTTAGTAACAATTCAAGAAGACAATGTTCCCCCCATGCATTGGAGGTTGGGCAGAATTGTTATCGTTCATCCTGGCGACGACAATATC ttagttagttactcg TTTATAGAGTACCTATTTCTATCATGTAATCCATTTAGCGTTAATCATTACtattattttgttattattacgcGTTTTATATCATACGTCACCATAGCTTAT TCCTCGGGACACTTCTACAAGGGTCTCGAGGAGGCCAgcactttcttattttttatgagGGTTCGAGGCTCAAATTGCACACCCTTGGACCATCGTCTTCGGGACCATCATTAA
- the LOC143219309 gene encoding uncharacterized protein LOC143219309 codes for MASRDTALKSFKRVRTTIKGQITRVQTYVLETQDLSIYDLEARIATLKELVVAYEDVQANIENLDEESDHVSERDSFERSAFALQALLASHADRLRSVREATLPSRQASTSIESTNCKPANKMLPKIQIPSFDGNLINWFSFYDTFKSLVHENVDLPNVQKFHYLKNSLRGEISSIVASLSASSENYLVAWDMLQKRCNRPRQLIQAHLKQLFDLPEIIRDTPANLRKLAEQAQVHVNALKGLNQPINSWDQILIFIIVKKVDKTTRRAWERKLENDELPTFQKFIDFINTQARGEEWESEKSNSPSDNDTSRVKSKRSFSHLTTNKSVSCVICQDEHYVFACPKFLAMEVKDRLKSAQKSKLCLNCLKVSVQRASEDSKDTQVETDVTCKALMAVNNSEVLLGTAQITIYDNNNKRHTCRVLVDGGSQSNYMTESLANLLQLKKERVNISSSGLNNQIAKFWEVEELPKRIFLSDKEATCEEHYKQNTRRDQSAEYESLNHMSEVSADDHNSGFYLPHHAVIKASSATTKVRVVFDASAKSSSGVSLNDTLLVGPTIQNTLFTTLIKFRTHICVLTADIEKMFRQVKVHEEDSYYQKILWRQSVEHPLKTYKLNTVTYGTACAPFLAIRCLKQLAEDDAKGFPLAARAFDQDFYVDDLLTGASDFNSALKLRNELIELAKLGGFNLRQWVSNDKNLVNDLDNNQENKSLGPVIIQAKIIMQELWKTHCEWDEVVPQSIYYSWIRFRDQLRVLNQFSIRRPLLIKNHTDCQLHGFCDATTLLSKLVSEVMEALTQIKFSKIRLWTDSTIVLHWIKTSPHLLKTFVANRVSDLQASTDARDWFHVPTLDNPADYISRGQDPQHFLNNITWTSGPHWLSKEENCWPNLLLETIDIPEKRNLVSLVTVNEPNSILLNMSMNVTGMLGCMQP; via the exons ATGGCAAGTAGGGATACCGCGTTGAAGTCCTTTAAAAGGGTGCGTACCACTATTAAGGGTCAAATCACGCGTGTCCAAACATATGTTTTAGAGACTCAAGATTTGAGTATATACGATTTAGAAGCGCGTATAGCTACGCTTAAAGAGCTAGTTGTCGCATACGAAGATGTACAAGCAAACATCGAAAATTTAGACGAGGAATCAGATCATGTCAGTGAACGTGATAGTTTCGAACGCAGTGCATTTGCCTTACAAGCGCTGTTAGCATCGCACGCTGATAGACTACGAAGTGTAAGGGAGGCAACTTTGCCTTCGAGACAGGCAAGCACTAGCATAGAATCAACTAATTGTAAGCCAGCTAACAAAATGCTACCGAAAATTCAGATTCCATCATTTGATGGAAATCTCATAAACTGGTTTAGTTTTTACGACACGTTCAAATCGCTTGTACACGAAAACGTAGACTTGCCAAACGTACAGAAATTTCATTATCTGAAAAATTCACTTCGCGGAGAGATCTCTTCAATCGTTGCTTCCCTAAGCGCGTCCTCAGAAAATTATCTAGTCGCGTGGGATATGCTTCAAAAACGTTGTAATAGACCGCGTCAGTTGATACAAGCACACCTGAAACAATTATTCGACTTACCTGAAATTATAAGGGACACTCCCGCTAATTTACGCAAACTAGCTGAACAGGCGCAAGTACACGTTAACGCACTTAAgggcttaaatcaaccaataaaTAGTTGggatcaaattttaatattcatcatTGTCAAGAAAGTAGATAAAACTACCCGCAGGGCGTGGGAACGTAAGTTGGAAAACGACGAGTTACCGACATTTCAAAAGTTTATTGATTTCATTAACACCCAAGCTCGCGGGGAGGAATGGGAATCTGAAAAATCAAACTCTCCATCAGACAATGATACGTCGCGAGTTAAGTCCAAACGTAGTTTTAGTCATTTGACGACAAATAAGAGTGTCAGTTGCGTGATTTGCCAGGACGAACATTACGTTTTCGCTTGTCCAAAATTTCTTGCCATGGAAGTGAAGGATAGATTAAAATCAgctcagaagagcaaattatgTTTAAATTGCCTAAAG GTATCGGTGCAAAGAGCGTCTGAAGATTCAAAGGACACTCAGGTTGAGACCGATGTTACATGCAAAGCATTAATGGCTGTGAACAATTCTGAAGTTTTGTTAGGTACAGCACAAATCACAATTTACGATAACAATAACAAAAGGCACACTTGTCGGGTGTTAGTTGATGGAGGCTCACAATCTAATTATATGACAGAAAGCTTAgcaaatttattgcaattaaagAAAGAACGGGTGAATATCTCCTCGTCAGGGTTAA ACAACCAAATTGCTAAATTTTGGGAAGTAGAAGAACTTCCGAAAAGAATTTTTCTATCAGACAAAGAAGCCACATGCGAGGAACATTACAAACAAAATACAAGGCGTGATCAGTCAG CTGAATATGAGTCACTCAATCATATGAGTGAAGTTAGTGCGGATGATCATAATAGCGGATTTTATCTGCCGCATCATGCGGTAATCAAGGCTTCAAGTGCAACTACAAAGGTGCGGGTAGTATTTGACGCATCAGCGAAAAGTTCATCTGGTGTTTCTTTAAATGACACTTTATTAGTCGGTCCAACAATACAAAATACTTTGTTCACCACCCTGATTAAATTCCGTACACATATATGTGTTCTTACTGCTGATATCGAGAAGATGTTTCGGCAAGTGAAGGTTCATGAGGAGGATTCCTACTATCAAAAAATTCTTTGGCGACAGTCAGTGGAACATCCATTAAAGACTTATAAATTAAATACGGTGACTTACGGTACAGCATGTGCACCATTTTTAGCTATACGTTGTCTCAAACAATTAGCTGAGGATGACGCGAAAGGATTTCCTTTAGCCGCTAGGGCATTTGATCAagatttctacgtagatgatttATTGACAGGAGCATCTGATTTTAATTCAGCTTTAAAACTACGTAATGAATTGATAGAACTGGCTAAATTAGGCGGTTTTAACTTGAGACAGTGGGTTtcaaatgacaaaaatttagtTAACGATCTTGATAATAATCAGGAGAATAAGTCGCTAG GACCTGTGATTATACAGGCGAAGATTATTATGCAGGAGCTATGGAAAACACATTGCGAATGGGACGAAGTAGTTCCACAGTCCATTTATTATTCTTGGATTAGGTTCAGAGATCAATTGAGAGTTTTAAATCAGTTTTCTATAAGGCGTCCACTTCTCATTAAGAACCACACTGACTGTCAATTGCACGGGTTTTGCGATGCCA CTACACTATTATCAAAACTAGTTTCCGAGGTTATGGAGGCGTTAACACAAATCAAATTTAGTAAGATCAGACTGTGGACAGATTCAACTATTGTATTACATTGGATTAAGACTTCTCCACATCTACTCAAAACCTTCGTGGCAAATCGCGTAAGTGACCTTCAAGCGTCAACTGATGCGAGAGATTGGTTTCACGTTCCGACGCTGGATAATCCAGCAGATTATATATCAAGAGGACAAGATCCACAGCATTTCCTAAATAATATCACATGGACTAGTGGTCCACACTGGCTCTCTAAGGAGGAAAATTGTTGGcctaatttattattagaaacaATAGATATTCCGGAGAAACGCAATTTGGTGTCCTTGGTCACGGTTAATGAACCTAATTCAATACTA TTAAATATGAGCATGAACGTCACTGGCATGCTGGGGTGCATGCAACCATGA